The Acanthochromis polyacanthus isolate Apoly-LR-REF ecotype Palm Island chromosome 2, KAUST_Apoly_ChrSc, whole genome shotgun sequence genome contains a region encoding:
- the irx6a gene encoding iroquois-class homeodomain protein IRX-6a isoform X2 codes for MQLHRSVSDGTGSSQTAAAAAAAASFCCPSYENRLLASSRTELNAALGMYSSPYAAAAAASQNYANYFPYSTDPSAIYSTLNPQYDIKDSTGTLHSGITQTAAYYPYDHSLGQYQYDRYGTVDFNGTARRKNATRETTSTLKTWLYEHRKNPYPTKGEKIMLAIITKMTLTQVSTWFANARRRLKKENKMTWSPKNKANDDRKDDLSKSDQECVTKDSSDCKEEKDLHLSDLEDMDDDDCDKLDSDCEKVAADEQDLHRAMAVAPQKRDCSSELHLSLTNSFHSFPCAIKSVTTLPPLPSDFLDPVVSKTPSLTGPAAGTVSLSHFEASDKPRIWSLARTAASGVILSPQQHGSELRTGNTTGDCQLQSTRLTGAPTGQCGGMRGLHESSSVTNTESPFPEGSSLHSKVYGSSSYSHKGLQLHCSSYSALPDTCQYSTIEGFSGSKADTQSSDLSEACGTMQDDKVTAFRPVMKR; via the exons ATGCAACTTCACAG GTCGGTCTCTGACGGGACAGGCAGCTCCCAGACcgccgctgccgccgccgccgccgcctccTTCTGCTGCCCGTCCTACGAGAACCGGCTCCTGGCGAGCAGCCGGACGGAGCTGAACGCAGCGCTGGGGATGTACAGCTCTCCCTACGCCGCAGCGGCCGCAGCCAGCCAGAACTACGCCAACTACTTCCCCTACAGCACCGATCCATCCGCGATCTACTCCACTCTG AATCCACAGTATGACATTAAGGACAGCACGGGCACTTTACACTCTGGCATCACTCAAACAGCTGCCTACTACCCTTATGACCACTCACTGGGACAATATCAATATGACAG ATACGGGACAGTAGACTTTAATGGCACAGCTAGAAGGAAGAATGCAACCCGTGAAACCACCAGCACCCTGAAAACATGGTTATATGAGCACCGTAAGAACCCCTACCCCACCAAGGGAGAGAAGATCATGCTGGCTATCATCACCAAAATGACCCTCACCCAGGTGTCCACCTGGTTCGCCAACGCCCGGAGGAGGCTAAAGAAGGAGAACAAGATGACCTGGTCGCCAAAGAATAAGGCCAATGATGACAGGAAGGATGACCTGAGCAAAAGCGACCAAGAATGTGTCACCAAAG ATTCCAGTGATTGCAAAGAGGAGAAGGATCTACATCTGAGTGACCTGGAGGACATGGACGACGATGACTGCGATAAGCTGGACAGTGACTGTGAAAAGGTGGCAGCAGATGAGCAGGACCTCCACAGGGCCATGGCAGTGGCTCCTCAGAAAAGAGACTGCAGCTCTGAGCTGCACCTGAGTTTAACTAACAGCTTCCACTCCTTCCCCTGTGCCATCAAAAGTGTCACCACGCTCCCTCCTCTCCCGTCTGACTTCCTGGATCCTGTGGTGTCCAAGACTCCCTCCTTGACCGGCCCAGCAGCAGGGACGGTGTCGCTGTCTCACTTTGAAGCATCAGATAAGCCACGGATTTGGTCTCTGGCTCGTACGGCTGCTTCGGGGGTCATTCTGAGCCCTCAGCAGCATGGCTCTGAGCTGAGGACAGGCAACACCACTGGGGACTGCCAGCTACAGAGCACCAGGCTTACTGGGGCTCCTACTGGACAGTGTGGGGGCATGAGAGGCCTCCATGAATCTAGCAGTGTCACCAACACTGAGAGCCCCTTCCCGGAGGGTTCATCCTTGCACTCCAAAGTCTACGGCTCAAGCAGCTACAGTCACAAAGGCCTCCAGCTTCACTGTTCATCCTATTCTGCTCTCCCAGACACATGTCAATATTCCACTATTGAAG GATTCTCCGGCAGCAAAGCAGACACACAGTCGTCTGACCTCAGTGAAGCCTGTGGGACCATGCAGGATGACAAGGTCACTGCGTTCAGACCAGTGATGAAGAGGTGA
- the irx6a gene encoding iroquois-class homeodomain protein IRX-6a isoform X1, giving the protein MVTKEAAMSFSQFGYPYNATSQFFVSANPSTTCCDSISRSVSDGTGSSQTAAAAAAAASFCCPSYENRLLASSRTELNAALGMYSSPYAAAAAASQNYANYFPYSTDPSAIYSTLNPQYDIKDSTGTLHSGITQTAAYYPYDHSLGQYQYDRYGTVDFNGTARRKNATRETTSTLKTWLYEHRKNPYPTKGEKIMLAIITKMTLTQVSTWFANARRRLKKENKMTWSPKNKANDDRKDDLSKSDQECVTKDSSDCKEEKDLHLSDLEDMDDDDCDKLDSDCEKVAADEQDLHRAMAVAPQKRDCSSELHLSLTNSFHSFPCAIKSVTTLPPLPSDFLDPVVSKTPSLTGPAAGTVSLSHFEASDKPRIWSLARTAASGVILSPQQHGSELRTGNTTGDCQLQSTRLTGAPTGQCGGMRGLHESSSVTNTESPFPEGSSLHSKVYGSSSYSHKGLQLHCSSYSALPDTCQYSTIEGFSGSKADTQSSDLSEACGTMQDDKVTAFRPVMKR; this is encoded by the exons ATGGTAACAAAAGAAGCAGCTATGTCTTTCTCGCAATTTGGATACCCCTACAATGCAACTTCACAG TTTTTCGTGTCGGCAAACCCCAGTACGACTTGCTGCGATTCGATTTCCAGGTCGGTCTCTGACGGGACAGGCAGCTCCCAGACcgccgctgccgccgccgccgccgcctccTTCTGCTGCCCGTCCTACGAGAACCGGCTCCTGGCGAGCAGCCGGACGGAGCTGAACGCAGCGCTGGGGATGTACAGCTCTCCCTACGCCGCAGCGGCCGCAGCCAGCCAGAACTACGCCAACTACTTCCCCTACAGCACCGATCCATCCGCGATCTACTCCACTCTG AATCCACAGTATGACATTAAGGACAGCACGGGCACTTTACACTCTGGCATCACTCAAACAGCTGCCTACTACCCTTATGACCACTCACTGGGACAATATCAATATGACAG ATACGGGACAGTAGACTTTAATGGCACAGCTAGAAGGAAGAATGCAACCCGTGAAACCACCAGCACCCTGAAAACATGGTTATATGAGCACCGTAAGAACCCCTACCCCACCAAGGGAGAGAAGATCATGCTGGCTATCATCACCAAAATGACCCTCACCCAGGTGTCCACCTGGTTCGCCAACGCCCGGAGGAGGCTAAAGAAGGAGAACAAGATGACCTGGTCGCCAAAGAATAAGGCCAATGATGACAGGAAGGATGACCTGAGCAAAAGCGACCAAGAATGTGTCACCAAAG ATTCCAGTGATTGCAAAGAGGAGAAGGATCTACATCTGAGTGACCTGGAGGACATGGACGACGATGACTGCGATAAGCTGGACAGTGACTGTGAAAAGGTGGCAGCAGATGAGCAGGACCTCCACAGGGCCATGGCAGTGGCTCCTCAGAAAAGAGACTGCAGCTCTGAGCTGCACCTGAGTTTAACTAACAGCTTCCACTCCTTCCCCTGTGCCATCAAAAGTGTCACCACGCTCCCTCCTCTCCCGTCTGACTTCCTGGATCCTGTGGTGTCCAAGACTCCCTCCTTGACCGGCCCAGCAGCAGGGACGGTGTCGCTGTCTCACTTTGAAGCATCAGATAAGCCACGGATTTGGTCTCTGGCTCGTACGGCTGCTTCGGGGGTCATTCTGAGCCCTCAGCAGCATGGCTCTGAGCTGAGGACAGGCAACACCACTGGGGACTGCCAGCTACAGAGCACCAGGCTTACTGGGGCTCCTACTGGACAGTGTGGGGGCATGAGAGGCCTCCATGAATCTAGCAGTGTCACCAACACTGAGAGCCCCTTCCCGGAGGGTTCATCCTTGCACTCCAAAGTCTACGGCTCAAGCAGCTACAGTCACAAAGGCCTCCAGCTTCACTGTTCATCCTATTCTGCTCTCCCAGACACATGTCAATATTCCACTATTGAAG GATTCTCCGGCAGCAAAGCAGACACACAGTCGTCTGACCTCAGTGAAGCCTGTGGGACCATGCAGGATGACAAGGTCACTGCGTTCAGACCAGTGATGAAGAGGTGA